Proteins encoded in a region of the Streptomyces sp. PCS3-D2 genome:
- a CDS encoding pyridoxamine 5'-phosphate oxidase family protein, protein MSRTQHGPGAAEAPAGRTDLGRRIALRREELGLTRDELGERCGADGAYITYLEEHAAAPAIGSLLRLADALGTTAAELSGATTEFPPGRGTAMSDARLVELSEGECRRLLSTHGVGRVAVFTPEGPAILPVNYVVAGRDIAFRTSGEAVLARAAGTEVAFEVDHVDDVTRLGWSVLAVGEAEGVTDAEELARLDAVAYSLPWAGGPRTHWMKVTAIRITGRRVVRQ, encoded by the coding sequence ATGAGCAGAACCCAGCACGGGCCGGGCGCCGCGGAGGCGCCGGCCGGACGTACCGACCTCGGGCGGCGGATCGCCCTGCGCCGTGAGGAACTCGGCCTCACCCGGGACGAACTGGGCGAGCGCTGCGGGGCTGACGGCGCCTACATCACCTACCTGGAGGAGCACGCGGCAGCGCCGGCGATCGGCTCCCTCCTGCGACTCGCCGATGCGCTGGGGACGACCGCCGCCGAACTCTCGGGCGCGACGACGGAATTCCCGCCGGGTCGGGGGACGGCCATGTCGGATGCCAGGCTGGTCGAGTTGTCCGAGGGCGAGTGCCGGCGGCTGCTGTCCACGCACGGTGTGGGCAGGGTCGCCGTCTTCACGCCGGAGGGCCCGGCCATACTGCCGGTCAACTACGTCGTGGCGGGCCGCGACATCGCGTTCCGGACCTCGGGCGAGGCGGTGCTCGCGCGGGCCGCCGGCACCGAGGTGGCCTTCGAGGTCGACCATGTGGACGACGTCACGCGCCTGGGCTGGAGCGTCCTGGCCGTGGGCGAGGCGGAGGGGGTCACGGATGCGGAGGAGCTCGCCCGGCTCGACGCCGTCGCGTACTCCCTGCCCTGGGCCGGCGGTCCGCGGACCCACTGGATGAAGGTCACCGCGATCCGGATCACCGGGCGCCGGGTGGTCAGGCAGTGA
- a CDS encoding MBL fold metallo-hydrolase RNA specificity domain-containing protein, translating to MSGTAPRPAAASPRPALLRLLGAVRTVTGSKFLVESDHARVLVDCGLFQGFADLRRRNWDKPGFDAADLRAVVVTHAHLDHCGYLPRLVRHGFRGPILSTPGTARLAEIVLRDSARLQMEAAEHANSHGWSKHRPAKPLYDDTDVENTLKFFDPVEVGGEVEIMAGTKLRLHHGGHILGSAWARLTLEDGHTLAVSGDLGRPGHPLLLPPEPFTGADVLLLESTYGDRHHDHETARREFAGVITRTLARGGTVVIPAFAIDRTEVVLHELAALRREGTLPRSVPVYVDSPMALAALDVYRAALRSRAPELRPEILAQGEAALSPEPFLAARTVQESIDINSTTGPAVIVSSAGMATGGRVLHHLHRLLPDRRNAVVIVGFAAAGTRARDLVDGARTLKMFGEYVPVRAEVADVPHFSAHADADQIIDWLRSAPPPHTTYLVHGEETAAETLRDRIDRELGWTAVVPKPGEAVLVR from the coding sequence ATGTCCGGGACAGCCCCGCGCCCCGCTGCCGCGTCGCCCAGACCCGCACTCCTGCGGTTGCTCGGTGCGGTACGCACGGTCACCGGTAGCAAGTTCCTCGTCGAGAGCGACCACGCCCGCGTCCTGGTCGACTGCGGGCTCTTCCAGGGTTTCGCGGATCTGCGCCGGCGCAACTGGGACAAGCCCGGATTCGATGCCGCGGACCTCCGCGCCGTCGTGGTGACCCACGCCCACCTGGACCACTGCGGCTACTTGCCGCGGCTGGTCCGTCACGGCTTCCGCGGTCCGATCCTCAGCACCCCCGGAACGGCCCGCCTCGCCGAGATCGTGCTCCGCGACAGCGCGCGCCTCCAGATGGAGGCCGCCGAGCACGCCAACAGCCACGGCTGGTCCAAGCACCGCCCCGCAAAGCCGCTCTACGACGACACGGACGTCGAGAACACCTTGAAGTTCTTCGACCCGGTCGAGGTCGGCGGCGAAGTCGAGATCATGGCCGGAACGAAGCTGCGGCTGCACCACGGGGGGCACATCCTCGGTTCCGCCTGGGCCCGCCTCACGCTGGAGGACGGCCACACCCTGGCCGTCAGTGGCGACCTCGGCCGCCCCGGACACCCCCTGCTGCTGCCTCCGGAGCCGTTCACCGGTGCCGACGTGCTGCTGCTGGAGTCCACCTACGGCGACCGCCACCACGACCACGAGACGGCTCGGCGCGAGTTCGCCGGCGTGATCACCCGCACGCTGGCGCGGGGCGGGACCGTGGTCATCCCGGCGTTCGCGATCGACCGGACCGAGGTGGTCCTGCACGAGCTGGCCGCGCTGCGCCGGGAGGGCACGCTGCCGCGGAGCGTACCGGTGTACGTGGACAGCCCCATGGCGCTGGCCGCCCTGGACGTGTACCGCGCCGCCCTGCGCTCCCGCGCTCCCGAGCTGCGGCCCGAGATCCTGGCCCAGGGCGAGGCGGCGCTCAGCCCGGAGCCCTTCCTGGCCGCCCGTACCGTCCAGGAGTCCATCGACATCAACAGCACCACGGGCCCCGCGGTCATCGTCTCCTCCGCCGGCATGGCCACCGGCGGCCGGGTCCTGCACCACCTGCACCGGCTCCTGCCCGACCGCCGCAACGCCGTCGTCATCGTCGGCTTCGCGGCCGCCGGCACCCGGGCGCGTGACCTCGTCGACGGCGCCCGCACGCTGAAGATGTTCGGCGAGTACGTTCCCGTACGCGCCGAGGTGGCCGACGTACCCCACTTCTCCGCCCACGCGGATGCCGACCAGATCATCGACTGGCTGCGCTCCGCACCGCCACCGCACACCACCTACCTCGTCCACGGTGAGGAGACGGCCGCCGAGACACTCCGGGACCGCATCGACCGCGAGCTGGGCTGGACGGCCGTCGTGCCCAAGCCCGGGGAGGCCGTCCTGGTCCGCTGA
- a CDS encoding ABC transporter permease subunit gives MTTRWPLLWLALHRRRRMLLALLAGMVVFEALIVVVANTIAPGQLFSAGGKGPPSAYRAFSGSGGAVSIASYPGLLGAGLVHPFWIAMQLTAIGALAAAAVAADVESGTIELVMVRPVSRSRLLAERTAAVVIAAFALNAAATLTVAAGVWLSPDIHRDVPLGGVFAAGLMGFGFALCLAGPALAVSAWGSRRAQVIGATIALGAVGFAVNFIALAWSAAAPLRFVSPFHYYTPGDALAQGHPLWAQLGVLVGVGVAGFALGHVLLKRRDLAP, from the coding sequence GTGACGACGCGGTGGCCCCTGCTGTGGCTGGCGCTGCACCGGCGCCGGCGGATGCTGCTGGCCCTCCTGGCCGGGATGGTCGTCTTCGAGGCCCTGATCGTGGTGGTGGCGAACACCATCGCGCCGGGGCAGCTGTTCTCGGCGGGGGGCAAGGGTCCGCCATCGGCGTACCGGGCGTTCAGCGGGTCGGGCGGTGCCGTTTCGATCGCCAGCTATCCCGGGTTGCTCGGGGCCGGACTGGTGCATCCGTTCTGGATCGCCATGCAGTTGACCGCGATCGGGGCGCTGGCCGCGGCCGCGGTGGCGGCCGACGTGGAATCCGGGACGATCGAGCTGGTCATGGTGCGCCCGGTGAGCCGCAGCCGACTCCTCGCCGAGCGGACGGCCGCCGTGGTGATCGCCGCCTTCGCCCTCAACGCCGCGGCGACGCTGACGGTCGCGGCGGGCGTCTGGCTGTCGCCGGACATCCACCGGGACGTGCCGCTGGGCGGTGTTTTCGCCGCGGGGCTGATGGGCTTCGGCTTCGCACTGTGCCTGGCCGGACCGGCGCTGGCGGTGTCGGCGTGGGGGAGCCGGCGCGCCCAGGTGATCGGTGCGACGATCGCCCTCGGCGCGGTCGGTTTCGCGGTGAACTTCATCGCGCTGGCCTGGTCCGCGGCGGCGCCCCTGCGGTTCGTCAGCCCCTTCCACTACTACACGCCGGGTGACGCGCTGGCACAGGGCCACCCGCTGTGGGCGCAGCTGGGAGTCCTGGTCGGAGTCGGAGTGGCGGGATTCGCCCTGGGCCACGTGTTGCTGAAGAGGCGGGACCTGGCTCCCTAG
- a CDS encoding ABC transporter ATP-binding protein has translation MGTVDVIELRGLTKRYGTVVGVEDLTLGIGPGEVFGFLGPNGAGKTTTLRCLTGFLRPTAGHVRVLGMDPLGDHRRVARELGYLPGELRLYPELTGAQTLDLLCALQGRPCSRRAELCERLGLTPAVLRRTVGGYSRGMKQKLGLVQALQHDPRLVVLDEPTEGLDPLVQQTFFELMEEAAADGRTVLLSSHVLPEVQRACGRVAIVRDGRLVTVESVAALREARARRIRLAFDDGRGVRPLGSADRWVLGWEGDRVELLVPPSEVVEALRALLSLGVADVIVEEAGLDEAFLDLYRKGSAEGAAP, from the coding sequence GTGGGCACCGTGGATGTGATCGAGCTCAGGGGACTGACCAAGCGCTACGGAACGGTGGTCGGGGTGGAGGACCTCACCCTCGGCATCGGCCCCGGCGAGGTGTTCGGCTTCCTCGGGCCGAACGGGGCGGGGAAGACCACGACGCTCAGGTGCCTGACGGGATTCCTGCGCCCGACCGCCGGGCACGTCAGGGTGCTGGGGATGGACCCGCTCGGAGATCACCGCCGGGTGGCTCGGGAACTCGGCTACCTGCCGGGCGAGCTGCGGCTGTACCCGGAGCTCACCGGAGCACAGACCCTCGACCTCCTGTGCGCGCTCCAGGGCCGTCCGTGTTCCCGGCGAGCGGAACTGTGCGAGCGGCTGGGCCTGACGCCCGCGGTCCTGCGGCGCACGGTGGGCGGGTACTCGCGCGGCATGAAGCAGAAGCTGGGCCTGGTGCAGGCGCTGCAGCACGATCCGCGGCTGGTGGTCCTCGACGAGCCGACCGAGGGGCTGGACCCCCTGGTGCAGCAGACCTTCTTCGAGCTGATGGAGGAGGCCGCGGCCGACGGCCGTACCGTGTTGTTGTCCAGCCACGTGCTGCCGGAGGTGCAGCGGGCCTGCGGACGCGTGGCGATCGTCCGGGACGGGCGCCTGGTCACGGTGGAGAGCGTGGCTGCCCTCCGCGAGGCGCGGGCACGCCGGATCCGGCTGGCCTTCGACGACGGGAGAGGGGTGCGCCCGCTCGGGAGCGCGGACCGGTGGGTGCTGGGTTGGGAGGGCGACCGGGTGGAGCTCCTCGTCCCCCCGAGCGAAGTGGTGGAAGCCCTGCGTGCACTGCTGTCCTTGGGAGTGGCCGACGTCATCGTGGAGGAGGCGGGGCTGGACGAGGCGTTCCTGGACCTCTACCGCAAGGGCAGCGCCGAGGGGGCCGCGCCGTGA
- a CDS encoding LuxR C-terminal-related transcriptional regulator: protein MGRSHDLALARLLLTRTRLLTVTGTAGIGKTRVARRAARDLQSSYPHGVCPVDLSLVRDGSLLVQVIAQALDLRCPDAGREGSLTEYLADRHLLLFLDNCEHLAAHCAPLVGALLAAAPDLRVLATSRHQLGVYGEHILDLRPLATPDPDRLPAPDSLPRYASVQLFAERAAAASGGFPRHHDDWTAAGLLCSRLDGIPLAIELAAAWLRVLPVRQILDRLDQCTRLPARSAPTGSARHRTLHDAIDWSFQLCTPEERRMWTELCVFHGGFGLCAVEAVCSVAGPARHHALTTLAALVDKSLLIREDHPDEARYRMLETIRCYGLGRLRADGREAQTRRRHLDHYRSLVADGETDWFSPRQSAWFARLHRDQANLRSAVEFALTAPGEGEDALELVASLWSHHLGSGSLEEERHWLARALARHTAPTPERAKALWADCWLALLRGDTSTVTTRMAECLAVSEDLGHAPIRAHARQLIGLRALLLDDLSGAVASLEEALELYATAGDHGNQWTTLFLLAVACSLTGHPDAADRARQSLALCDSHGARWSRCYALWLIGLQAWLRSDTGEAVDALKDALRTEEPERNLLAVAQSLELLAWIAAADGSAGHSATLLGVVRALWRRIGIARPALGRLLRHRGACEEQLRRALGAQPLEDALRAGAEMPLARGVEAALAWEPADTSQEGGPPSPLTRRETEVVELLVQGLADKQIAARLVISPRTVEGHVQRILAKLDLSSRVQVVTWAVGLDPAGERRAAEAPPWQSA, encoded by the coding sequence GTGGGGCGGAGCCATGACCTGGCCCTGGCCCGCCTGCTCCTGACACGGACACGCCTGCTGACCGTGACGGGGACCGCCGGCATCGGCAAGACCCGTGTCGCCCGCCGGGCAGCGCGCGACCTCCAGTCCTCCTACCCGCACGGGGTCTGTCCGGTGGACCTCTCGCTCGTCCGGGACGGCTCCCTTCTTGTACAGGTCATCGCCCAGGCCCTGGATCTCCGGTGCCCGGACGCCGGCCGGGAGGGCTCTTTGACCGAGTACCTCGCCGACCGCCACCTGCTCCTGTTCCTCGACAACTGCGAACATCTCGCCGCCCACTGCGCACCGCTGGTCGGCGCCCTGCTCGCGGCAGCCCCGGACCTGAGGGTCCTGGCGACCAGCCGACACCAGTTGGGGGTGTACGGGGAGCACATCCTGGACCTGCGTCCGCTGGCCACCCCCGACCCGGACCGGTTGCCCGCGCCCGATTCCCTGCCCCGGTACGCCTCCGTGCAGCTCTTCGCCGAGCGTGCGGCGGCAGCGTCCGGAGGATTCCCGCGCCACCACGACGACTGGACGGCGGCCGGGCTGCTCTGCTCCAGGCTCGACGGCATCCCGCTGGCCATCGAACTCGCCGCCGCCTGGTTGCGCGTCCTGCCGGTCCGGCAGATCCTCGACCGCCTCGACCAGTGCACCCGTCTGCCCGCGCGGTCGGCCCCGACCGGCTCCGCCAGGCACCGGACGCTCCACGACGCGATCGACTGGAGCTTTCAGCTCTGCACCCCCGAAGAACGCCGCATGTGGACCGAACTGTGCGTCTTCCACGGCGGGTTCGGGCTCTGTGCGGTGGAGGCGGTGTGTTCCGTGGCCGGCCCCGCGCGCCACCACGCGCTCACCACCCTCGCGGCGCTGGTCGACAAGTCCCTGCTGATCCGGGAGGACCATCCGGATGAAGCCCGCTACCGCATGCTGGAGACCATTCGCTGCTACGGCCTCGGCCGACTGCGTGCGGACGGCCGTGAAGCACAGACCCGTCGACGCCACCTCGATCACTACCGCAGCCTCGTCGCGGACGGCGAGACGGACTGGTTCAGCCCCCGGCAGAGCGCCTGGTTCGCCCGCCTGCACCGGGACCAGGCCAACCTGCGGTCGGCCGTCGAGTTCGCGCTGACCGCTCCGGGTGAGGGAGAGGATGCCCTGGAACTGGTCGCCTCCCTCTGGAGCCACCACCTCGGCAGCGGCAGCCTGGAGGAGGAACGGCACTGGCTCGCACGCGCTCTCGCCCGCCACACCGCTCCGACTCCGGAGCGGGCCAAGGCCCTGTGGGCCGACTGCTGGCTTGCCCTGCTACGAGGCGACACGTCCACCGTCACCACCCGCATGGCCGAGTGCCTGGCTGTCTCCGAGGACCTGGGCCACGCGCCGATCCGGGCCCACGCACGGCAACTCATCGGCCTGCGCGCTCTATTACTGGACGATCTGAGCGGCGCGGTCGCCTCTCTCGAAGAGGCTCTGGAGCTCTACGCGACCGCAGGCGACCACGGCAACCAGTGGACGACCCTCTTCCTGCTCGCGGTCGCCTGCTCCCTGACCGGGCATCCTGATGCCGCCGACCGGGCACGCCAGAGCCTGGCTCTGTGCGACAGCCACGGTGCTCGCTGGTCGCGCTGCTACGCGTTGTGGCTGATCGGCCTCCAGGCCTGGTTACGGTCGGACACGGGCGAGGCCGTCGACGCGCTCAAGGACGCGTTGCGCACCGAAGAGCCGGAGCGCAACCTGCTGGCCGTCGCACAGTCACTGGAGCTGCTTGCCTGGATCGCCGCGGCCGACGGGTCCGCGGGGCACAGTGCCACCTTGTTGGGAGTGGTCAGAGCCCTGTGGCGACGGATCGGTATCGCGCGGCCTGCGCTCGGCCGCCTGCTGCGGCACCGCGGCGCCTGCGAGGAGCAGCTGCGGCGCGCCCTCGGCGCGCAACCGCTGGAGGACGCGCTGCGTGCCGGTGCGGAGATGCCCTTGGCCCGGGGTGTGGAAGCCGCCCTGGCATGGGAGCCCGCCGACACGTCGCAGGAGGGCGGCCCGCCGTCGCCGCTGACCCGGCGCGAGACGGAAGTGGTCGAGCTCCTCGTCCAGGGGTTGGCGGACAAGCAGATCGCCGCCCGACTGGTCATCTCGCCGCGCACCGTCGAGGGCCACGTCCAGCGGATCCTGGCCAAACTCGACCTGTCCTCCCGGGTCCAGGTCGTCACGTGGGCCGTCGGACTCGATCCGGCCGGAGAGCGGCGGGCCGCCGAAGCGCCCCCCTGGCAGAGTGCGTAG
- a CDS encoding GDSL-type esterase/lipase family protein, translated as MPASRRTLRLLTPLTAAALALPLVVMAPPAGAAPAPDPKPTASVALGDSYISGEAGRWKGNSLTNAQDRAGTDRAWTGSGYDPARIYGGSAANGCDRSDVSEVLSAPTVAEKQINLSCSGAVTANVPRATHGGQPLKGEAPQADQLAAVAERYDVRLITLSIGGNDLGFADIISTCVQDYLIWWSYCHDDQQDAVDARMGRAMAGVRQAIDEIRAVMTTAGYAGNSYRIVLQSYPSPIPRSSENRYPESGWSRYSTGGCPFWNLDSDWARDRLVPQISREISKVAAAKGVQFLDLRDMLQGREVCSRATRMATPNTPPTATTSDWARFLDIGSSTQGTIEESFHPNYFAQQALGRCLTLLHAEPNGNWSCRNTSGRDASGMYLTAAP; from the coding sequence TTGCCCGCGAGCCGTCGCACACTCCGCCTCCTCACGCCGCTGACCGCGGCTGCGCTCGCCCTGCCGCTCGTCGTCATGGCGCCACCCGCCGGCGCCGCCCCCGCGCCGGATCCCAAGCCCACGGCCTCGGTCGCTCTCGGCGACAGCTATATCTCCGGTGAAGCCGGCCGCTGGAAGGGCAACAGCCTGACCAACGCCCAGGACCGCGCCGGGACCGACCGGGCCTGGACCGGAAGCGGCTACGACCCGGCCCGGATCTACGGCGGGTCCGCAGCCAACGGCTGCGACCGCTCCGACGTTTCGGAGGTCCTCAGCGCGCCCACCGTCGCCGAGAAACAGATCAACCTCTCCTGCTCCGGTGCCGTCACCGCCAACGTTCCGCGCGCGACCCACGGCGGTCAGCCCCTCAAGGGCGAGGCGCCGCAGGCCGATCAGCTGGCCGCGGTGGCCGAACGGTACGACGTGCGGTTGATCACCCTGTCGATCGGCGGGAACGACCTCGGGTTCGCCGACATCATCTCCACCTGCGTGCAGGACTACCTGATCTGGTGGTCCTACTGCCATGACGACCAGCAGGACGCCGTCGACGCCCGCATGGGCAGGGCGATGGCGGGAGTGCGCCAGGCGATCGACGAGATCCGTGCGGTGATGACCACGGCCGGATACGCCGGCAACAGCTACCGGATCGTCCTGCAGTCCTACCCCTCGCCCATACCGCGCAGTTCGGAGAACCGCTACCCGGAGAGCGGGTGGAGCCGCTACAGCACCGGCGGCTGCCCGTTCTGGAACCTGGACTCCGACTGGGCCCGGGACCGCCTCGTCCCGCAGATCTCGCGCGAGATCTCCAAGGTCGCTGCCGCCAAGGGCGTCCAGTTCCTCGACCTGCGCGACATGCTGCAGGGACGGGAGGTCTGCTCCAGGGCCACCCGCATGGCCACCCCGAACACCCCGCCGACCGCGACCACCAGCGACTGGGCCCGCTTCCTCGACATCGGCTCCAGCACCCAGGGCACCATCGAGGAATCCTTCCACCCCAACTACTTCGCCCAACAGGCCCTCGGGCGTTGCCTCACGCTGCTCCACGCCGAACCGAACGGCAACTGGTCCTGCCGCAACACCAGCGGCCGCGACGCGAGCGGCATGTACCTCACGGCCGCCCCGTAG
- a CDS encoding DUF6286 domain-containing protein, with the protein MSDRVAAKIARQACAEIAVPAGGHVLRSTASRTGRSVEVTVDVDLPLTPPDGINRMAHLHDHLVGRTRHLTGLDVAPAYIRVRKLTAEPGRPGSEAAVPAPFTGRRPWSRRGTAAAGLGAAAAVVSVLLLWTVCHRYAPGMPPPPWKQAEELARTSASHSFVRPAAALAAAVAGGWLILLALTPGHRRTSALGCPQPVPVLARMTRKHAARRVLAAVAEVPGLRVSSVRFTTRKITVRARAAFGRPAELRQATAEVLSRTVESMGLAGEPEVRLVLIGAREARPVGTVRPGAEVADG; encoded by the coding sequence GTGTCCGACCGGGTGGCGGCCAAGATCGCCCGGCAGGCCTGCGCCGAAATCGCCGTACCGGCCGGTGGGCACGTCCTTCGCAGCACCGCGAGCAGGACCGGACGTTCCGTGGAGGTGACCGTGGACGTGGACCTGCCGCTCACGCCGCCGGACGGCATCAACCGGATGGCCCACCTCCACGACCACCTGGTCGGGCGGACCCGGCACTTGACCGGTCTGGACGTCGCGCCCGCGTACATCCGGGTCCGTAAGCTCACCGCCGAACCGGGCCGCCCCGGCTCGGAGGCCGCCGTCCCGGCACCGTTCACGGGACGCCGGCCGTGGTCCCGACGCGGGACCGCCGCCGCAGGACTGGGTGCCGCCGCGGCGGTCGTGTCGGTCCTGCTGCTGTGGACCGTCTGCCACAGGTATGCCCCCGGCATGCCCCCACCACCCTGGAAACAGGCGGAGGAACTGGCGCGCACGTCCGCAAGCCATTCCTTCGTGCGCCCGGCTGCGGCCCTCGCGGCGGCCGTCGCCGGGGGTTGGCTGATCCTCCTGGCGCTCACCCCCGGCCATCGGCGCACGTCGGCACTCGGATGCCCGCAGCCGGTCCCGGTCCTGGCCCGGATGACGCGGAAACACGCCGCCCGTCGGGTGCTGGCGGCCGTCGCCGAAGTACCCGGACTGCGGGTGAGCAGCGTCCGCTTCACCACCCGCAAGATCACCGTACGGGCCCGAGCAGCCTTCGGCAGGCCTGCAGAACTCCGCCAGGCGACGGCCGAGGTCCTCTCGCGGACCGTCGAGTCCATGGGCCTGGCAGGGGAACCCGAGGTGCGGCTCGTGCTCATCGGCGCCCGGGAGGCACGTCCTGTGGGAACCGTCCGGCCTGGAGCGGAGGTCGCAGATGGGTAG
- a CDS encoding Asp23/Gls24 family envelope stress response protein gives MTAPQEKTLARPEHANGTVPGAGRTEVSEPAGTRGRTSIADTVVVKIAGRAAREIPGVHDMGGGLSRTLGAVRDRVPGGRPNVGRGVKVEVGERQAAIDVELVLEYGVPAPDVARDVRENVIAAVERITGLEVVEVNIAITDVHLPGDDGDDTAEARVS, from the coding sequence ATGACCGCACCGCAGGAGAAGACTCTGGCCCGCCCGGAACACGCCAACGGCACGGTGCCCGGGGCGGGCCGGACCGAAGTGAGCGAACCCGCAGGTACCCGCGGCAGGACGTCGATCGCGGACACCGTGGTGGTCAAGATCGCTGGACGGGCGGCCCGGGAGATCCCCGGTGTCCACGACATGGGCGGCGGCCTGTCCCGGACGCTCGGCGCCGTACGCGACCGGGTGCCCGGCGGGCGGCCCAACGTCGGACGCGGGGTGAAGGTCGAGGTCGGTGAACGCCAGGCCGCCATCGACGTGGAGCTGGTGCTGGAGTACGGCGTCCCGGCCCCCGACGTGGCCCGCGATGTCCGGGAGAACGTGATCGCCGCGGTGGAGCGCATCACCGGACTGGAGGTGGTGGAGGTGAACATCGCGATCACCGACGTCCACCTGCCCGGCGATGACGGGGACGACACCGCCGAGGCGCGGGTGTCCTGA
- a CDS encoding RNA polymerase sigma factor, translated as MNARWGPDDDEAEAGDRLLAVRAAEGDEEAFEVLVHRHSPAVLQLAERLMGSRSEAEDAVQDAFVSAWRSLPEYRGEAGFGTWLHRIVTNRCLNLLRARRHAADLDTITEPAAPEHQSSPARAAESHAAVRDLAQAMGALSAEQKVCWVLREIEGQPYETIAHTVGIRPEAARARVFRARRMLTEAMAAWR; from the coding sequence TTGAACGCTCGGTGGGGTCCGGACGACGATGAGGCCGAGGCGGGTGACCGGCTGTTGGCCGTCCGGGCGGCGGAAGGGGACGAGGAGGCGTTCGAGGTGCTGGTACACCGTCACTCCCCGGCCGTGCTGCAGCTCGCCGAACGCCTCATGGGCAGTCGGTCCGAAGCCGAGGACGCCGTCCAGGACGCCTTCGTCAGTGCCTGGCGCAGCCTGCCCGAGTACCGGGGCGAGGCCGGGTTCGGCACCTGGCTGCACCGCATCGTCACCAACCGGTGCCTGAACCTGCTGCGGGCCCGCAGACACGCCGCCGACCTCGACACCATCACCGAGCCCGCGGCACCCGAACACCAGTCCTCGCCCGCCCGCGCCGCCGAGTCGCACGCGGCCGTACGCGACCTCGCCCAGGCCATGGGTGCACTCTCCGCGGAACAGAAGGTCTGCTGGGTGCTGCGGGAGATCGAGGGCCAGCCCTACGAGACGATCGCCCACACGGTGGGGATCCGGCCCGAAGCGGCCCGCGCACGCGTCTTCAGGGCCCGCCGCATGCTGACGGAGGCGATGGCCGCATGGCGATGA
- a CDS encoding Asp23/Gls24 family envelope stress response protein, producing the protein MAMNTPDSHDPFEDEDLELLACGRDLATVWEQAGTAETDPHNADCTYCRQAVADLEHLRAALPPTTASSADIDTATVVRRVMDAVRMELRPGRNLPLGEADEDSWIYESVAARTLRTAAEEVPGVLAASCRITPPGSRTSPARGPVSVRLGITAAYGLDLQATTRAVCESLARAARDRLGLAVADLHVTVTDLHEPSDPSQEAGP; encoded by the coding sequence ATGGCGATGAACACCCCCGATTCCCACGACCCGTTCGAGGACGAAGACCTCGAACTCCTCGCCTGCGGGCGGGACCTGGCGACCGTGTGGGAGCAGGCCGGCACGGCGGAGACCGACCCCCACAACGCCGACTGCACCTACTGCCGGCAGGCCGTCGCGGACCTGGAACACCTGCGCGCCGCCCTTCCCCCGACGACCGCATCGTCCGCCGACATCGACACCGCCACCGTGGTGCGGCGGGTCATGGACGCGGTCCGCATGGAGCTGCGCCCGGGACGCAACCTGCCGCTGGGCGAGGCGGACGAGGACAGCTGGATCTATGAATCCGTGGCCGCCCGCACCCTGCGCACCGCCGCCGAGGAAGTGCCCGGAGTACTGGCCGCCAGTTGCCGCATCACCCCGCCCGGCAGCCGCACCAGCCCGGCACGCGGTCCCGTCTCCGTCCGCCTCGGCATCACCGCCGCCTACGGGCTCGACCTGCAGGCCACCACCCGTGCGGTATGCGAGAGCCTCGCCCGCGCCGCCCGGGACCGACTCGGCCTGGCCGTCGCGGACCTGCACGTCACCGTCACCGACCTCCACGAACCCTCCGACCCGTCACAGGAGGCCGGGCCATGA
- a CDS encoding STAS domain-containing protein, whose product MSILISSPIAAPPDPDETETSGIELGCTSGGDVLRVRLTGEVDHFTAAPLRITLAAAAVYGYRHVELDTTAVTFCDSALLSALSGWCSRGRTLSHTATSVTVHRLLALDRDLVLRKAPCARGATGR is encoded by the coding sequence GTGAGCATCCTGATCAGTTCCCCGATAGCTGCCCCGCCGGACCCGGACGAGACGGAGACCTCCGGCATAGAGCTCGGCTGTACTTCCGGTGGCGACGTCCTGAGGGTGCGGCTCACGGGTGAGGTCGACCACTTCACTGCCGCGCCCCTGCGGATCACGCTGGCGGCGGCCGCCGTCTACGGCTACCGGCATGTCGAGCTCGACACCACTGCCGTCACCTTCTGCGACTCCGCGCTGCTCAGCGCCCTCTCCGGCTGGTGCAGCCGCGGCCGCACGCTGTCCCACACGGCCACATCCGTGACCGTCCACCGGCTCTTGGCCCTGGACCGCGATCTGGTCTTGCGGAAAGCCCCCTGCGCGCGGGGAGCAACCGGACGATGA